From a single Streptomyces liliifuscus genomic region:
- a CDS encoding ABC transporter ATP-binding protein: protein MTTDITTKGAAPGATAPGETVLDARGVTMRFGGLTAVRNVDLQVNSGEIVGLIGPNGAGKTTFFNCLTGLYIPTEGEVRYKGTVLPSQSFKVTAAGVARTFQNIRLFANMTVLENVLVGRHTRTKEGLWSALLRGPGFKKAEKASEDRAMELLEFIGLAAKRDHLARNLPYGEQRKLEIARALASEPGLLLLDEPTAGMNPQETRATEELVFAIRDMGIAVLVIEHDMRFIFNLCDRVAVLVQGEKLVEGDSATVQGDERVIAAYLGEPFEDAPGQEEVAEVEAAEAQAEASTDAAPRKENDR, encoded by the coding sequence ATGACTACCGACATCACCACCAAGGGCGCCGCCCCCGGCGCGACCGCCCCCGGCGAAACCGTGCTCGACGCACGCGGCGTCACCATGCGCTTCGGCGGCCTCACCGCCGTACGCAACGTCGACCTCCAGGTCAACAGCGGAGAAATCGTCGGCCTCATCGGCCCCAACGGCGCCGGCAAGACGACCTTCTTCAACTGCCTCACCGGCCTCTACATCCCCACCGAGGGAGAGGTCCGCTACAAGGGCACGGTCCTGCCGTCGCAGTCCTTCAAGGTCACCGCGGCCGGCGTCGCACGCACCTTCCAGAACATCCGTCTCTTCGCCAACATGACGGTCCTGGAAAACGTCCTCGTCGGCCGCCACACCCGCACCAAAGAAGGACTCTGGTCCGCACTCCTGCGCGGACCCGGCTTCAAGAAGGCCGAAAAAGCCTCCGAAGACCGCGCCATGGAACTCCTCGAGTTCATCGGCCTCGCCGCCAAGCGCGACCACCTCGCGAGGAACCTCCCCTACGGCGAACAGCGCAAGCTCGAAATCGCCCGCGCCCTCGCCAGCGAACCCGGCCTGCTCCTCCTCGACGAGCCCACCGCCGGCATGAACCCCCAGGAAACCCGGGCCACCGAAGAACTCGTCTTCGCCATCCGGGACATGGGCATCGCCGTCCTCGTCATCGAGCACGACATGCGGTTCATCTTCAACCTCTGCGACCGCGTAGCCGTCCTCGTCCAGGGCGAAAAACTCGTCGAAGGCGACAGCGCAACCGTCCAGGGCGACGAACGCGTCATCGCCGCCTACCTCGGCGAACCCTTCGAAGACGCACCCGGCCAGGAGGAGGTCGCCGAGGTCGAAGCCGCCGAGGCGCAGGCCGAAGCCTCCACGGACGCCGCGCCCCGCAAGGAGAACGACCGATGA
- a CDS encoding branched-chain amino acid ABC transporter permease, with translation MTTQTTSPQTPAKEPAGSTAGLIGIPPNIGRALATGGGILTIISTFLAWTWTSAFPGDLTFYGYPGGLQVLVLIGGALTTLFGLSSYGVKGLRWLTPAGADSAIKLAALAAFATAWYTIIAISSKLGGLANLEPGGWVVAVATLAALVGSLSLPFQRPAPDPYDPDDTAWEQFRHQRRYDVTVVKAAFASGTTKAPAHKLPAYAEILVIVAALALGLTVFTYGIGTEYDEQFIGFLITAGLGFAAAAKAGLVNRLSALTSKHRNVTMIGAFVAAAAFPFTQSDDQYATIGVYILIFATVALGLNIVVGLAGLLDLGYVAFLGVGAYTAAMVSGSPSSPFDIHLPFWASALLGAAVAMVFGVLIGAPTLRLRGDYLAIVTLGFGEIFRITVLNMDGTSGPDITNGSNGISSIPNLNILGFDFGQEHSIAGFTIARFANYFLLMLLITLVVVIVFRRSGDSRIGRAWVAIREDETAALAMGINGFRVKLIAFALGAALAGLAGSVQAHVTYTVTPEQYQFAHVVPPNSAFLLAAVVLGGMGTISGPLVGAALLYLIPAKLQFLGDYQLLAFGLALVLLMRFRPEGLIPNRRRQLEFHEEAEAPTVLSKAGA, from the coding sequence ATGACCACACAGACCACCAGCCCCCAGACGCCCGCCAAGGAGCCGGCCGGCTCCACCGCCGGACTCATCGGCATCCCCCCGAACATCGGACGCGCCCTCGCCACCGGCGGCGGCATCCTCACCATCATCTCCACCTTCCTCGCCTGGACCTGGACCTCCGCGTTCCCCGGCGACCTCACCTTCTACGGCTACCCCGGCGGCCTGCAGGTCCTCGTCCTCATCGGCGGCGCCCTCACCACCCTCTTCGGCCTCTCCTCCTACGGCGTCAAGGGCCTGCGCTGGCTCACCCCCGCAGGCGCCGACAGCGCCATCAAGCTCGCCGCGCTCGCAGCGTTCGCCACCGCCTGGTACACGATCATCGCGATCAGCAGCAAGCTCGGCGGCCTCGCCAACCTCGAACCCGGCGGCTGGGTCGTGGCCGTCGCCACCCTCGCCGCCCTGGTCGGCTCGCTCTCCCTGCCGTTCCAGCGGCCGGCACCCGACCCGTACGACCCCGACGACACCGCCTGGGAGCAGTTCCGCCACCAGCGGCGCTACGACGTCACCGTCGTCAAGGCAGCCTTCGCCTCCGGCACCACCAAGGCCCCGGCCCACAAGCTGCCCGCGTACGCCGAAATCCTCGTCATCGTCGCCGCACTGGCCCTCGGCCTGACCGTCTTCACCTACGGCATCGGCACCGAATACGACGAACAGTTCATCGGCTTCCTCATCACCGCGGGCCTCGGCTTCGCCGCCGCCGCCAAGGCCGGACTCGTCAACAGGCTGTCCGCACTCACCTCCAAGCACCGCAACGTCACCATGATCGGCGCGTTCGTCGCCGCCGCCGCATTCCCCTTCACCCAGTCCGACGACCAGTACGCGACCATCGGCGTCTACATCCTGATCTTCGCCACCGTCGCCCTCGGCCTCAACATCGTCGTCGGCCTCGCCGGACTCCTCGACCTCGGATACGTCGCCTTCCTCGGCGTCGGCGCCTACACCGCGGCCATGGTCTCCGGCTCCCCCTCCTCACCCTTCGACATCCACCTGCCGTTCTGGGCCTCCGCCCTCCTCGGCGCGGCCGTCGCCATGGTCTTCGGCGTCCTCATCGGCGCCCCGACCCTCCGACTGCGCGGCGACTACCTCGCCATCGTCACCCTCGGATTCGGTGAGATCTTCCGCATCACCGTCCTCAACATGGACGGCACCAGCGGACCCGACATCACCAACGGCTCCAACGGCATCTCCTCGATCCCGAACCTCAACATCCTCGGGTTCGACTTCGGCCAAGAGCACAGCATCGCCGGATTCACCATCGCGCGCTTCGCCAACTACTTCCTGCTGATGCTCCTCATCACGCTGGTCGTCGTGATCGTCTTCCGCCGCAGCGGCGACTCCCGCATCGGCCGCGCCTGGGTCGCCATCCGCGAGGACGAGACCGCCGCGCTCGCCATGGGCATCAACGGCTTCCGCGTCAAGCTCATCGCCTTCGCACTCGGCGCGGCCCTCGCCGGCCTCGCCGGATCCGTCCAGGCACACGTCACCTACACCGTGACCCCCGAGCAGTACCAGTTCGCCCACGTCGTCCCGCCCAACTCGGCCTTCCTGCTCGCAGCGGTCGTCCTCGGCGGCATGGGCACCATCAGCGGCCCCCTCGTCGGCGCCGCACTGCTCTACCTCATCCCCGCCAAGCTCCAGTTCCTCGGCGACTACCAGCTCCTCGCCTTCGGCCTCGCGCTCGTCCTGCTGATGCGCTTCCGTCCGGAAGGCCTCATCCCGAACCGGCGCCGCCAGCTCGAATTCCACGAGGAAGCGGAAGCTCCCACAGTCCTCAGCAAGGCAGGGGCCTGA
- a CDS encoding ABC transporter ATP-binding protein translates to MTALLEVEDLRVAYGKIEAVKGISFKVDAGQVVTLIGTNGAGKTTTLRTLSGLLKPVGGQIKFQGKSLKKTPAHQIVSLGLAHSPEGRHIFPRMTIEDNLRLGAFLRNDKTGIEKDIQRAYDLFPILGERRKQAAGTLSGGEQQMLAMGRALMSQPKLLMLDEPSMGLSPIMMQKIMATISELKSQGTTILLVEQNAQAALSLADQGHVMEVGSIVLSGSGQDLLHDESVRKAYLGED, encoded by the coding sequence ATGACCGCACTGCTCGAAGTCGAGGACCTCCGGGTCGCCTACGGCAAGATCGAAGCCGTCAAGGGCATCTCCTTCAAGGTCGACGCCGGCCAGGTCGTCACCCTCATCGGCACCAACGGCGCCGGCAAGACCACCACCCTGCGCACCCTCTCCGGCCTCCTCAAGCCCGTCGGCGGCCAGATCAAGTTCCAGGGCAAGTCACTGAAGAAGACCCCCGCCCACCAGATCGTCTCCCTCGGACTCGCGCACTCCCCCGAGGGGCGGCACATCTTCCCCCGCATGACGATCGAGGACAACCTCCGCCTCGGAGCCTTCCTGCGCAACGACAAGACAGGCATCGAGAAGGACATCCAGCGCGCCTACGACCTCTTCCCCATCCTCGGGGAGCGCAGGAAGCAGGCCGCGGGAACCCTCTCCGGCGGCGAACAGCAGATGCTCGCCATGGGCCGGGCCCTGATGTCCCAGCCCAAACTGCTCATGCTCGACGAACCCTCCATGGGCCTCTCGCCGATCATGATGCAGAAGATCATGGCCACGATCTCCGAACTCAAGTCCCAGGGCACCACCATCCTGCTCGTCGAGCAGAACGCCCAGGCAGCACTCTCGCTCGCCGACCAGGGACACGTCATGGAGGTCGGCAGCATCGTCCTCTCCGGATCCGGCCAGGACCTCCTCCACGACGAATCGGTCCGCAAGGCGTACCTCGGCGAGGACTGA